Proteins encoded together in one Nocardioides marinisabuli window:
- a CDS encoding PucR family transcriptional regulator, whose protein sequence is MARHIPRRIAGHGLQLPARAVTEMRADLASVADRVVAAIIAEVPSYDDALTGSMGENIRNAVQLALGGFLSLASGRRGADPRTPTAPSVEGAYQLGRGEARSGRSTDALLSAYRIGARVSWREMSATAVRAGMDAPTLGAFAELVFAYIDELSAASVAGHADELATTGRVRQRLLEKLARQLLAGAPAESVAETAARAEWEPPTTLTAVVMPDSQVRPVLVSLPGATIAVTDAPEVEEGGLLLVPDAHGRARGALLRTLEGRDAVAGPPRPWLEVRASLDRARRARALGLGPDTEKHLPALVLAADADARADLREAVLAPLADLRPATAEKLTETLRSWLLHQGRRDEVAAELFVHPQTVRYRMGQLRDLFGDDLEDPETVLALVVALG, encoded by the coding sequence ATGGCTCGACACATCCCCCGGCGTATCGCCGGCCACGGGCTCCAGCTGCCCGCCCGCGCGGTCACCGAGATGCGCGCCGACCTGGCCTCGGTCGCCGACCGGGTGGTGGCAGCGATCATCGCCGAGGTGCCGTCGTACGACGACGCGCTGACCGGGTCGATGGGCGAGAACATCCGCAACGCGGTGCAGCTGGCCCTGGGTGGCTTCCTGTCGCTGGCCAGCGGCCGGCGCGGCGCCGACCCCCGCACCCCCACCGCCCCCTCGGTCGAGGGCGCCTACCAGCTGGGCCGCGGCGAGGCCCGCAGCGGACGCAGCACCGACGCGCTGCTGTCGGCCTACCGGATCGGCGCCCGGGTGTCGTGGCGCGAGATGTCGGCGACCGCGGTGCGCGCCGGCATGGACGCCCCGACGCTGGGCGCCTTCGCCGAGCTGGTCTTCGCCTACATCGACGAGCTGTCGGCGGCCAGCGTGGCCGGGCACGCCGACGAGCTGGCCACCACCGGCCGGGTGCGCCAGCGCCTCCTGGAGAAGCTCGCGCGCCAGCTGCTGGCCGGGGCGCCCGCAGAGAGCGTGGCCGAGACCGCCGCCCGTGCCGAGTGGGAGCCGCCGACCACCCTGACGGCCGTGGTGATGCCCGACTCGCAGGTGCGCCCGGTGCTGGTCTCGCTGCCCGGCGCCACGATCGCGGTGACCGACGCCCCCGAGGTCGAGGAGGGCGGGCTGCTGCTGGTGCCCGACGCGCACGGCCGGGCCCGTGGCGCGCTGCTGCGCACGCTCGAGGGCCGCGACGCCGTGGCCGGTCCGCCGCGCCCCTGGCTGGAGGTCCGCGCCTCCCTCGACCGGGCCCGGCGGGCCCGGGCCCTGGGGCTGGGCCCCGACACCGAGAAGCACCTGCCGGCGCTGGTGCTGGCCGCCGACGCCGACGCCCGCGCCGACCTGCGCGAGGCGGTGCTCGCGCCGCTGGCCGACCTGCGCCCGGCCACCGCCGAGAAGCTCACCGAGACGCTGCGCTCGTGGCTGCTGCACCAGGGCCGCCGCGACGAGGTCGCCGCGGAGCTCTTCGTGCACCCCCAGACCGTGCGCTACCGGATGGGCCAGCTGCGCGACCTCTTCGGCGACGACCTCGAGGACCCCGAGACGGTGCTGGCGCTGGTGGTCGCGCTGGGCTGA
- a CDS encoding SGNH/GDSL hydrolase family protein — protein sequence MTSRLTRALAAGATAALLSGGLLACGDDQEQEAAPAPTPSSDEERGEQGSRQGARGSDYPSYVALGDSYTSAPFVPETDRDDGCLRSSGNYPSLVAAELGSELTDVSCAGAQTLSLVGVQRTFDGQSRPAQFDALDEDTDLVTLGIGGNDFGLFSTLASGGLAVGEVEADDVVGDITEQLDQVSDRVTSALAGVADRAPDARVILVGYPRLVPAQGTCSALPLDDEALPVARTLNRGLADALENAARRAEVEYVDLYALSQGHDICSDDPWVNGQENDPERALAFHPFAAGQEAVADELLRLLAQTPAEAAR from the coding sequence ATGACCTCTCGCCTCACCCGGGCCCTCGCCGCCGGTGCCACCGCCGCCCTGCTGTCCGGCGGCCTCCTCGCCTGCGGCGACGACCAGGAGCAGGAGGCGGCGCCCGCACCGACGCCCTCGAGCGACGAGGAGCGCGGCGAGCAGGGCAGCCGGCAGGGTGCGCGCGGGAGCGACTACCCGTCGTACGTCGCCCTCGGCGACTCCTACACCTCGGCGCCGTTCGTCCCCGAGACCGACCGCGACGACGGGTGCCTGCGCTCGAGCGGCAACTACCCCAGCCTCGTGGCCGCCGAGCTCGGCAGCGAGCTCACCGACGTCAGCTGCGCCGGCGCCCAGACGCTGTCGCTGGTCGGGGTGCAGCGCACCTTCGACGGCCAGAGCCGCCCCGCCCAGTTCGACGCGCTCGACGAGGACACCGACCTGGTCACCCTCGGCATCGGCGGCAACGACTTCGGGCTCTTCAGCACCCTGGCCTCGGGCGGGCTGGCGGTCGGCGAGGTGGAGGCCGACGACGTCGTCGGTGACATCACCGAGCAGCTCGACCAGGTGAGCGACCGGGTCACCTCGGCGCTGGCCGGCGTGGCCGACCGGGCACCCGACGCGCGGGTGATCCTGGTGGGCTACCCGCGGCTGGTGCCGGCGCAGGGCACCTGCTCCGCGCTGCCGCTCGACGACGAGGCGCTGCCGGTGGCGCGCACGCTCAACCGCGGGCTGGCCGACGCGCTCGAGAACGCCGCCCGGCGCGCCGAGGTCGAGTACGTCGACCTCTACGCGCTGAGCCAGGGCCACGACATCTGCTCCGACGACCCGTGGGTCAACGGCCAGGAGAACGACCCCGAGCGGGCGCTGGCCTTCCACCCCTTCGCCGCGGGGCAGGAGGCGGTCGCCGACGAGCTGCTGCGGCTGCTGGCGCAGACCCCCGCCGAGGCCGCTCGGTAG
- a CDS encoding fasciclin domain-containing protein, translated as MSTIKNRFVATVATTGLLAAGLATTAPAQAAEAKGGGTSLAEVLAADGNKFDRTGKDFDVLDRVVRVVLKKKPGSTVGVLADPSFEATAFLPNDFAFKKLTRHLVGGKAARTERRAAKALIKNVDVDTLETVLLYHVVPGEPLDSGAVAKADGVALTTAQGGDVTVHVNGKNGAITLQDQDPDAKDPRVVAVDINKGNKQIGHAVNRVLRPIDL; from the coding sequence ATGAGCACCATCAAGAACCGCTTCGTCGCGACCGTCGCCACGACCGGACTGCTGGCCGCCGGACTTGCCACCACCGCCCCCGCGCAGGCCGCCGAGGCCAAGGGCGGCGGCACCAGCCTCGCCGAGGTCCTGGCCGCCGACGGCAACAAGTTCGACCGCACGGGCAAGGACTTCGACGTCCTCGACCGCGTGGTCCGCGTCGTGCTGAAGAAGAAGCCCGGCTCCACGGTCGGTGTCCTGGCCGACCCGTCGTTCGAGGCCACCGCCTTCCTGCCCAACGACTTCGCGTTCAAGAAGCTGACCCGCCACCTGGTCGGCGGCAAGGCCGCGCGCACCGAGCGTCGCGCCGCGAAGGCGCTGATCAAGAACGTCGACGTCGACACGCTCGAGACCGTGCTGCTCTACCACGTGGTGCCGGGCGAGCCGCTGGACTCCGGCGCGGTCGCGAAGGCCGACGGCGTCGCCCTCACCACCGCCCAGGGCGGTGACGTGACGGTCCACGTCAACGGCAAGAACGGCGCGATCACCCTGCAGGACCAGGACCCCGACGCCAAGGACCCCCGCGTCGTCGCGGTCGACATCAACAAGGGAAACAAGCAGATCGGGCACGCCGTCAACCGCGTGCTGCGCCCGATCGACCTCTGA